A genomic region of Gemmatimonadota bacterium contains the following coding sequences:
- the cdaA gene encoding diadenylate cyclase CdaA, which produces MRTLIDQILFLRPGWLDLVEILIVAALFYRLLLLLQRTRAMQMLLGVLLLAAAYFVARLLGFSLIRQILETIFRYGAIALLVVFQPELRQTLARLGQTRMLRVFNRVDSSRVADEIVAAVEQLQRQKVGAIIAIEREVGLAAYADTGRPVEARVSSDILATIFTPYSPLHDGAVLIAGDQIKTAGAILPLTQSPVSDRTLGTRHRAAIGLSEETDALVIVVSEETARIAVAQRGRLEVGVEPARLRELIEAPAPAAMLGSAGS; this is translated from the coding sequence GTGAGGACGCTGATCGACCAGATCCTCTTCCTGCGACCGGGATGGTTGGACCTGGTCGAGATCCTCATCGTCGCCGCGCTGTTCTATCGGCTGCTGCTCCTGCTGCAGCGTACCCGCGCGATGCAGATGCTGCTCGGCGTGCTGCTGCTGGCCGCGGCGTACTTCGTGGCGCGCCTGCTGGGCTTCTCGCTGATCCGCCAGATCCTGGAGACGATCTTCCGGTACGGTGCGATCGCGCTGCTGGTCGTCTTCCAGCCCGAGCTGCGCCAGACGCTGGCCCGCCTGGGACAGACCCGCATGCTGCGCGTCTTCAACCGGGTCGACTCGAGCCGCGTCGCGGACGAGATCGTCGCCGCCGTGGAGCAGCTGCAGCGCCAGAAGGTCGGCGCGATCATCGCCATCGAACGCGAAGTGGGGCTGGCGGCGTATGCGGACACGGGGCGGCCGGTGGAGGCGCGCGTGTCCTCCGACATCCTCGCCACCATCTTCACCCCGTACTCCCCGCTGCACGACGGGGCCGTCCTGATCGCGGGGGATCAGATCAAGACCGCGGGGGCCATCCTGCCTCTCACGCAGAGCCCGGTGAGCGACCGCACGCTGGGGACCCGGCACCGGGCCGCGATCGGCCTCTCGGAGGAGACGGACGCCCTGGTGATCGTGGTCAGCGAGGAGACCGCGCGGATCGCCGTGGCCCAGCGGGGACGCCTGGAAGTGGGGGTCGAACCGGCCCGCCTGCGCGAGCTGATCGAGGCGCCGGCTCCCGCCGCGATGCTGGGGAGCGCGGGCTCCTGA
- the folP gene encoding dihydropteroate synthase: MSPGLVRGGETPTPGTAGGPDPLRAPVRWRLRTREVPLDRPVVMGILNLTPDSFSDGGRFADVDAQITRAHALVEEGADLLDVGGESTRPGATPVPVDEELRRLEPFLARLGEIPVPVSIDTRRAAVAERALDAGVEIVNDVSGLSHDATLAGVVARSGAALVLMHMRGNPIDMTEWARYGDVVAEVRSELAGALDYARSAGVEEARIVLDPGIGFAKSPDQSLALLHRLDGLHLLGRPLLVGPSRKRFLAGPEALPPDQRVEGTLAACVVAWSRGARIFRVHDVRPARKALDVAWRIDHAGASS, encoded by the coding sequence ATGAGCCCGGGGCTCGTGCGCGGCGGGGAGACCCCGACCCCCGGCACCGCGGGCGGTCCGGACCCGCTGCGCGCTCCGGTCCGCTGGCGCCTGCGCACCCGCGAGGTGCCGCTCGACCGCCCCGTGGTGATGGGGATCCTGAACCTCACCCCGGATTCGTTCAGCGACGGCGGGCGCTTCGCCGACGTCGACGCCCAGATCACGCGCGCCCATGCCCTCGTCGAGGAGGGGGCCGACCTGCTGGACGTGGGTGGCGAGTCCACCCGTCCGGGCGCGACCCCGGTGCCGGTGGACGAGGAGCTGCGGCGTCTGGAGCCCTTCCTGGCGCGTCTAGGCGAGATCCCGGTTCCGGTCTCCATCGACACGCGCCGGGCGGCGGTGGCCGAGCGCGCCCTGGACGCCGGCGTCGAGATCGTCAACGACGTCTCGGGCCTGTCGCACGATGCGACGCTCGCGGGTGTGGTGGCCCGGAGCGGAGCCGCCCTCGTGCTCATGCACATGCGCGGCAATCCCATCGACATGACCGAATGGGCCCGCTACGGGGACGTGGTCGCGGAGGTGCGCTCCGAGCTCGCCGGCGCGCTCGACTACGCCCGTAGCGCGGGCGTGGAGGAGGCCCGCATCGTCCTGGATCCGGGCATCGGGTTCGCCAAGAGCCCCGACCAGTCATTGGCCCTCCTGCATCGCCTCGACGGGTTGCACCTGCTGGGCCGGCCCCTCCTGGTCGGCCCCAGCCGCAAGCGCTTCCTGGCGGGGCCCGAGGCGCTTCCTCCGGACCAGCGGGTGGAGGGCACGCTCGCGGCCTGCGTGGTGGCCTGGTCGCGCGGAGCGCGGATCTTCCGGGTGCACGACGTCCGGCCGGCCCGCAAGGCGCTGGACGTGGCCTGGCGCATCGACCACGCCGGAGCCTCGTCGTGA